In one Aricia agestis chromosome 5, ilAriAges1.1, whole genome shotgun sequence genomic region, the following are encoded:
- the LOC121727121 gene encoding uncharacterized protein LOC121727121: protein MKLYFTLFAFQALILSLTSATYDFCGYCNLANQAAARTAAGIAGAAQAAAASLGAAQAAQNYAALGANIGAQALSAASRYARPVYTIQAIEVPYGGGYGGSGIGFGSGAGIGSAAAGAATAAGAAGAGLGSGAGLGTGYGSGAEAGAAAGAGAGAAVSGLGSGAGIGTGYGSGAGAGAAGAGLGSGTGIGYGDRLDGGDGSGLAYLIPDDENFGGGLSGLASGLVQLLLVAVLLLLEAVLLPAALVQLLLAAVLLLLVAVLLPAALVQLLLAAVLLLLVALVQLLPVALVQLLLTAVLLLPVALVQLLLAAVLLLPAVVRSLLPLALALRVLAVPVLTWQMLLTTPASTNRRIPTKTKIIMLIPTSIPMTTQTPMTVISPITKIQPRVRQLANMANKDQTPEDSTSRGPILISI from the exons ATGAAGCTCTATTTTACTCTTTTTGCGTTTCAAGCTTTAATCTTATCTCTCACATCAGCTACATACGATTTTTGTG GCTATTGCAACTTGGCTAACCAAGCTGCAGCAAGAACAGCTGCGGGAATCGCTGGAGCGGCCCAGGCGGCGGCGGCTAGTTTAGGAGCAGCTCAAGCAGCACAGAACTATGCTGCCCTAGGAGCGAACATCGGGGCACAGGCCTTGTCAGCTGCGTCACGGTATGCTAGACCAGTATACACGATCCAAGCCATTGAGGTACCATATGGAGGTGGATATGGAGGGTCAGGCATTGGATTCGGTTCGGGAGCAGGTATCGGCTCTGCGGCGGCAGGAGCTGCAACTGCTGCTGGAGCTGCTGGGGCTGGACTAGGATCTGGAGCTGGTTTAGGCACCGGATATGGTTCAGGAGCTGAAGCTGGAGCTGCAGCTGGGGCTGGAGCTGGAGCTGCTGTATCTGGATTAGGATCCGGGGCTGGTATAGGTACCGGATATGGTTCAGGAGCTGGAGCTGGAGCTGCTGGAGCTGGATTGGGATCTGGAACAGGAATTGGATACGGAGATAGACTAGATGGTGGAGATGGTTCTGGACTAGCTTATTTGATTCCTGATGACGAAAATTTTGGAGGAGGTCTAAGTGGTCTCGCTAGTGGTCTAG TGCAGCTGCTGCTGGTGGCAGTGCTTCTGCTGCTGGAGGCGGTGCTGCTGCCGGCGGCGCTGGTGCAACTGCTGCTGGCGGCGGTGCTGCTGCTGCTGGTGGCGGTGCTGCTGCCGGCGGCGCTGGTGCAACTGCTACTGGCGGCGGTGCTGCTGCTGCTGGTGGCGCTGGTGCAGCTGTTGCCGGTGGCGCTGGTGCAGCTGCTGCTGACGGCGGTACTGCTGCTGCCAGTGGCGCTGGTGCAGCTGCTGCTGGCGGCGGTGCTGCTGCTGCCGGCGGTGGTGCGGTCGCTGCTTCCGCTGGCGCTGGCGCTGCGGGTGCTGGCGGTGCCGGTGCTGACCTGGCAAATGCTGCTAACAACTCCGGCCTCAACCAATCGGCGAATACCAACCAAaaccaaaataataatgttaatacCAACGTCAATACCAATGACAACTCAAACACCAATGACAGTGATCAGTCCAATAACCAAAATTCAGCCCAGGGTCAGGCAGCTGGCCAATATGgcaaataaa gaTCAAACACCAGAAGACTCCACATCCCGAGGTCCTATACTTATAAGTATTTAA